In Vibrio tritonius, the following are encoded in one genomic region:
- a CDS encoding YHYH domain-containing protein, with protein MKKSLGLLFIALIMSSPAIAHSGGTDKNGCHAGSKPYHCH; from the coding sequence ATGAAAAAGTCACTTGGTTTACTCTTTATCGCTTTAATCATGTCTTCGCCAGCAATCGCTCATTCTGGTGGCACTGACAAGAATGGATGTCATGCTGGCTCTAAACCTTATCATTGTCATTAA
- a CDS encoding ISAs1 family transposase, which produces MHIDEFKEYFHAVTDERQSAKVTYCLFEVLFGSLCAVIAGAKGWFDIREYILGHHDWFKRNGMFINDIPVDDTIARILSRIDPDSFHTCFINWMSAVYSLTDGQIVAIDGKTLRGSYNRDDRASTIHMISAYASSNKLVLGQLKTEQKSNEITAIPELIKLLDIKGALVTIDAMACQTEIAKTIVGQGADYLLAVKNNQGKLRKAIEAVFATQRATTPERIKVEQGHGRIEVRQAYVLNSEALDGNFSRWKGLKSIVMVENFRYPKGKTAELEYRYYISSKQLSAEQAANAVREHWGIESMHWVLDVTMAEDACQVYKDHGAENLSCLRHISLNMLRSEPTKLSIVGKQKRCMMNTSMLEAVLNAGLNSVSKN; this is translated from the coding sequence ATGCACATTGACGAGTTTAAAGAGTATTTCCACGCAGTCACAGATGAACGCCAATCTGCCAAGGTAACTTATTGTTTATTTGAGGTATTGTTTGGCTCTTTATGTGCCGTTATCGCTGGAGCAAAAGGGTGGTTTGATATTCGAGAATACATTCTTGGTCATCATGATTGGTTTAAGCGTAATGGTATGTTTATTAATGATATTCCTGTCGATGATACGATAGCCCGCATCCTATCGAGAATTGACCCAGACTCGTTTCACACCTGCTTTATTAACTGGATGTCAGCGGTGTATTCATTAACGGATGGTCAAATCGTTGCTATTGATGGCAAGACGCTTCGAGGTTCGTACAACAGAGATGACCGTGCTAGCACTATCCACATGATTAGTGCGTATGCCTCTTCAAACAAGTTAGTCCTTGGACAACTTAAAACAGAACAGAAAAGCAATGAAATCACAGCGATACCTGAGCTTATAAAACTGCTCGATATTAAAGGTGCTTTGGTCACTATCGATGCAATGGCATGTCAAACCGAGATAGCGAAAACAATCGTCGGACAAGGGGCAGATTACTTACTTGCGGTCAAAAATAACCAAGGTAAATTACGTAAAGCCATTGAAGCCGTTTTTGCCACTCAACGTGCAACAACGCCAGAGCGCATAAAGGTTGAACAAGGTCACGGTCGTATAGAAGTTCGTCAAGCATACGTATTAAATAGTGAAGCTCTCGATGGCAATTTCTCACGTTGGAAGGGACTAAAATCTATTGTGATGGTAGAAAATTTCCGTTATCCAAAAGGCAAAACAGCAGAGCTTGAATATCGTTACTACATTAGTTCAAAGCAGCTAAGTGCAGAGCAAGCAGCAAATGCAGTGAGAGAGCATTGGGGCATAGAGTCAATGCATTGGGTTTTAGATGTCACCATGGCCGAGGATGCTTGTCAGGTTTACAAGGACCACGGAGCAGAGAATCTCTCTTGCTTACGTCATATTAGTCTAAATATGTTGCGCTCTGAGCCAACCAAACTGAGCATTGTGGGAAAACAAAAACGCTGCATGATGAATACATCGATGTTGGAAGCTGTCCTTAATGCTGGTTTAAACTCAGTGAGCAAAAATTAA
- a CDS encoding cold-shock protein: protein MKGRLVSYVTSKKYGFVNGEDGESYFLHASGLVNKSDESKLVKGIMVEFEPCPTPKGLSAKKVSISSVFFASKPVDFFITKASKPKYGDVVYQATIATRFFEDLEDAKKHLRGLADKVGANAILSLKYEKETFRSGNYRYSVHSYTAELALVTEKLPLESESEAIASLEDIRVRRDNFAALYNQEVKIESEARARQLNNGCALFAFSVIAIPTFLFSVYQLSGYV, encoded by the coding sequence GTGAAAGGACGACTAGTTTCCTATGTCACCAGTAAAAAATATGGTTTCGTTAACGGCGAGGATGGTGAAAGTTACTTTTTGCATGCTTCTGGCTTAGTTAATAAAAGTGACGAATCAAAGCTTGTTAAAGGTATTATGGTTGAATTTGAGCCTTGTCCCACCCCGAAGGGATTATCTGCTAAAAAGGTGTCGATTTCTTCAGTATTTTTTGCATCCAAGCCAGTTGACTTCTTTATCACAAAAGCAAGTAAACCTAAATATGGGGATGTTGTTTATCAAGCTACCATCGCAACTCGATTTTTTGAAGATTTGGAAGATGCCAAAAAGCACTTGAGAGGATTGGCTGACAAGGTCGGAGCGAATGCCATATTAAGTCTGAAATATGAAAAAGAGACCTTTCGCTCAGGAAATTATCGTTATTCTGTCCACTCATATACCGCAGAACTGGCATTGGTCACTGAGAAGTTACCTTTAGAATCGGAAAGCGAAGCAATAGCTTCATTAGAGGATATCCGAGTTCGAAGAGATAATTTTGCGGCGTTATACAATCAGGAAGTCAAAATTGAAAGTGAAGCACGAGCTCGGCAACTTAATAATGGATGCGCATTATTCGCTTTTTCTGTAATTGCAATCCCTACATTTTTGTTTTCGGTCTATCAACTTTCGGGTTATGTATAA
- a CDS encoding NAD(P)/FAD-dependent oxidoreductase: MKKNADVIIIGAGIIGCATAYYLAKKGRSVIVLEQGKVIGYGGSGRNGGGVRQSGRDKRELALAMYGVKHLWPHLSEELGTDVEYYQQGNLRLGKTDDHINILKGLTATAVGQGLDVTMVSGADVREICPHLSNEVIGASWCPSDGHANPLKTTLAFHNAARQRGVQFYTEQSVLKLVMVGGKVRKVVTQSGEFEADRIVVAAGLASRPIIQTVGIDVPISAVALDTLITDAQPPMFYQMLGTAMADFYGHQTTHGSFIFGGGSPLDASLVNEASDHTPIEATSATCRGILGYLPALKHAKVVRSWVGIIDYSKDKVPVISKVDDLPGLILGCGFSGHGFGISPSVGTVLAELANDETPSIDISELGYERFAELAV; encoded by the coding sequence ATGAAAAAAAACGCAGATGTCATCATTATTGGCGCAGGAATTATCGGCTGTGCAACCGCCTATTATCTGGCGAAAAAAGGTCGCTCAGTCATTGTGTTAGAACAGGGAAAAGTGATTGGTTACGGTGGTTCGGGTCGCAATGGTGGTGGCGTTCGCCAGTCGGGGCGCGATAAACGCGAATTGGCACTGGCTATGTACGGCGTGAAACATCTCTGGCCGCATCTCTCTGAAGAACTCGGAACCGACGTCGAGTATTACCAACAAGGGAATTTGCGTTTAGGCAAAACCGACGATCATATCAATATCTTAAAAGGGTTAACCGCCACGGCGGTCGGGCAGGGACTTGATGTGACCATGGTGAGCGGCGCTGACGTACGTGAAATTTGTCCGCATCTGTCCAATGAAGTGATTGGCGCAAGTTGGTGCCCTTCCGATGGTCACGCCAACCCGCTCAAAACCACACTCGCTTTTCATAACGCGGCGCGCCAACGTGGCGTTCAGTTTTACACTGAACAAAGCGTGTTAAAGCTGGTGATGGTTGGCGGCAAAGTACGAAAAGTCGTGACGCAAAGCGGTGAATTTGAAGCCGACCGAATTGTCGTCGCCGCTGGATTAGCAAGTCGCCCTATTATTCAAACCGTTGGCATTGATGTGCCGATCTCTGCTGTTGCACTGGATACGTTGATCACCGACGCACAGCCACCAATGTTCTACCAAATGCTCGGCACAGCAATGGCCGATTTCTACGGGCATCAAACCACTCACGGATCGTTTATCTTTGGCGGCGGCTCCCCCTTGGATGCCAGCTTAGTAAATGAAGCCTCTGATCACACGCCGATTGAAGCCACCTCAGCAACGTGTCGCGGCATCCTCGGTTATCTTCCCGCCTTAAAACACGCCAAGGTCGTGCGCAGTTGGGTAGGGATTATCGACTATTCCAAAGACAAAGTGCCTGTGATCAGCAAAGTCGATGATTTACCGGGCTTAATTCTCGGCTGCGGTTTTTCTGGTCACGGCTTTGGTATATCCCCTTCCGTCGGCACTGTATTAGCCGAACTCGCCAACGACGAAACCCCGTCGATCGATATTAGCGAACTGGGCTATGAACGCTTTGCCGAGTTAGCGGTGTAA
- a CDS encoding FAD/NAD(P)-dependent oxidoreductase, translating to MDKMYDLIVIGAGPGGLAAAVTASNLGLDTLVVDEQPEPGGQIYRSMERSRAENIDTLGKDYFAGKPLVEMFRASNATYMPSTTVLNIANQFELDLLCKGITHRVCSKRMIVSIGAVERPVPMKNWTLPGVMGAAAADILFKSADMVPEGPVVIAGSGPLLLLAACHLVDNGAHIAAMVETASFKDYLKAAPFLHQAWPRVNYLIKGLQMRLKLKRAGVPLYIGCRDLEVIGDQQAEGFRFCCRGKTHEIVAQSVLLHEGVVPNLRLSQALNCEHEWYEPQRYWKPKLDEWGQTSVDGVSIAGDASGIGGGPIAASRGHLAAINTAYQLGKITAQERESLAVEHRKQLKRDRSIRPFLDHVFPPNRQTLNPVDDDVLVCRCEEITAGQIREAIAQGARHPAQIKGKTRSGMGPCQGRMCGATLTEMIAASCNIDIKEVGTLHVRTPIKPLSIEQYATMQFSEKN from the coding sequence ATGGATAAAATGTACGACCTTATCGTCATCGGTGCAGGCCCCGGCGGGCTGGCTGCGGCAGTCACTGCGTCTAACTTAGGGCTCGATACACTGGTGGTGGATGAACAGCCAGAGCCGGGCGGTCAGATTTATCGTTCGATGGAACGTAGCCGAGCAGAAAATATCGATACATTAGGCAAAGACTATTTTGCTGGAAAGCCGCTGGTGGAGATGTTTCGCGCTTCCAATGCGACCTATATGCCAAGCACGACAGTGCTTAATATTGCCAATCAGTTTGAGCTTGATTTGCTGTGTAAAGGGATTACTCATAGAGTTTGTAGTAAGCGCATGATAGTCAGCATTGGCGCGGTTGAACGCCCTGTGCCGATGAAAAACTGGACGCTACCCGGCGTAATGGGCGCGGCGGCGGCCGACATTCTATTTAAATCAGCGGATATGGTTCCCGAAGGTCCCGTGGTGATTGCAGGTAGCGGTCCGCTACTGCTGCTTGCGGCTTGCCATCTTGTTGATAATGGCGCGCACATTGCTGCCATGGTCGAAACGGCAAGTTTTAAAGATTACCTGAAAGCAGCGCCTTTTCTTCATCAAGCCTGGCCGCGAGTTAATTACCTTATCAAAGGCTTACAGATGCGACTAAAGCTCAAACGTGCAGGCGTTCCGCTTTATATAGGTTGTCGCGACCTTGAGGTCATAGGCGATCAGCAGGCGGAAGGCTTTCGTTTTTGCTGTCGCGGTAAAACTCATGAAATTGTGGCTCAATCTGTGCTGCTTCATGAAGGCGTTGTGCCTAATTTACGTTTGAGCCAAGCTCTTAATTGCGAACATGAATGGTATGAGCCGCAGCGTTACTGGAAACCAAAACTGGATGAATGGGGTCAAACCAGTGTCGATGGAGTATCGATTGCTGGTGATGCATCGGGTATTGGCGGCGGTCCTATCGCTGCATCGAGAGGGCATTTAGCGGCGATTAATACCGCATACCAACTTGGTAAAATCACCGCTCAAGAACGCGAGAGCCTAGCGGTTGAACATCGTAAACAGCTCAAACGGGATCGCTCGATTCGCCCATTTTTAGACCACGTTTTCCCGCCTAATCGCCAGACACTGAATCCCGTGGATGATGACGTCTTAGTCTGCCGTTGTGAAGAGATCACTGCCGGACAAATCCGTGAGGCAATTGCCCAAGGAGCTCGTCATCCAGCGCAAATCAAAGGCAAAACTCGCTCAGGAATGGGCCCATGCCAAGGCCGAATGTGTGGCGCTACGCTCACAGAAATGATTGCGGCAAGTTGCAACATCGATATCAAAGAGGTCGGAACGCTACACGTTCGTACGCCAATCAAACCATTGAGTATTGAACAGTACGCTACCATGCAATTTAGCGAGAAAAATTAA
- a CDS encoding (2Fe-2S)-binding protein has translation MLKRIHKNRPEAELVTITFEGQALQVPAGETVLASVMAAGMGYNRTSPISGAHRAGYCQMGVCFECLMEIDGVPNQQACNTLVHDGMVVNRQIGKKVAANG, from the coding sequence ATGCTGAAAAGAATTCATAAAAATCGACCTGAAGCGGAGCTGGTGACGATTACCTTTGAAGGTCAAGCGCTGCAAGTCCCGGCAGGTGAAACCGTTTTAGCCTCAGTGATGGCGGCTGGGATGGGATATAACCGAACTTCGCCTATCAGCGGCGCGCATCGTGCGGGTTACTGCCAGATGGGCGTCTGCTTTGAATGCCTGATGGAAATCGACGGCGTTCCTAATCAGCAAGCGTGTAACACCTTAGTTCACGATGGCATGGTGGTGAACCGTCAGATCGGGAAAAAGGTGGCCGCTAATGGATAA
- a CDS encoding Rid family hydrolase — MQRINYSSGAPLEEIAGYSRMVKVGNQIHIGGTTAVLPDGSVSGSTAFEQAQFIFEKFIGLLARAGSEAKDVYKIKAYITDMALGKDVAQAYSAVFKDVRPLFTMVETPKLNRPSQLVEIELEAMIGCELCSE; from the coding sequence ATGCAACGTATTAACTATTCATCTGGTGCGCCGTTAGAAGAGATCGCTGGTTATTCGCGTATGGTCAAAGTGGGTAATCAAATCCACATTGGTGGCACAACCGCCGTGTTGCCAGATGGCTCTGTATCCGGTTCTACCGCGTTTGAACAAGCGCAATTTATCTTCGAAAAATTCATTGGGCTACTAGCACGCGCTGGATCCGAAGCAAAAGATGTCTACAAAATAAAGGCTTACATTACTGATATGGCTTTGGGCAAAGACGTTGCGCAAGCTTACAGTGCGGTTTTTAAAGACGTTCGCCCACTGTTTACCATGGTCGAAACTCCCAAACTTAATCGCCCTAGTCAATTGGTTGAAATTGAACTTGAAGCGATGATCGGCTGCGAACTTTGTAGCGAATAG
- a CDS encoding dimethylarginine dimethylaminohydrolase family protein, giving the protein MSEYGCQLMAEPMTRVLMRRPGKSLLAADKTTWHYNDYFDAKKAIVQFNEFAKLIEATGCEILWLDDNDDGLADAMFTRDSSLVTKAGAIALRMGKKLRAPEPQMHKDFYETAGIPMLGELTGVARIEGGDLIWLNETTLLVGMGFRSNEEGVKQLNALLNSHGIQALGFDMPYWTGEDACLHLMSVISPLTETKYLVHPPLIPARLWRILQELNIELVIAPEDEFADSFGLNLNVLPTSPDHCIMIEGFPKTKAVVEAHGVTVTTFAGDALCMACEGGPTCLTNPLVRS; this is encoded by the coding sequence ATGAGTGAATATGGATGCCAATTGATGGCTGAGCCAATGACCCGAGTATTAATGCGACGCCCGGGCAAAAGCCTGTTAGCTGCAGACAAAACGACTTGGCACTACAACGACTATTTCGATGCTAAAAAAGCCATTGTGCAATTTAATGAGTTTGCCAAGTTAATTGAAGCGACTGGCTGTGAGATTTTGTGGTTAGACGATAACGATGATGGACTTGCCGATGCCATGTTTACCCGTGATTCGTCGCTGGTCACCAAGGCAGGAGCTATTGCACTACGTATGGGTAAAAAACTGCGTGCTCCAGAACCTCAAATGCACAAAGACTTTTACGAAACCGCGGGCATTCCGATGTTAGGTGAACTCACTGGTGTAGCGCGTATTGAAGGTGGTGACCTGATTTGGTTAAACGAAACGACACTGCTTGTAGGTATGGGTTTTCGTTCGAATGAAGAAGGGGTAAAACAGCTGAATGCTCTATTAAATTCCCATGGCATTCAAGCGTTAGGATTTGATATGCCTTATTGGACAGGCGAAGATGCCTGTTTGCATTTAATGTCGGTAATCTCTCCTTTAACCGAGACTAAATATCTTGTTCATCCTCCTCTGATACCAGCACGTCTGTGGCGTATACTTCAAGAGCTTAATATTGAACTGGTTATCGCACCAGAAGATGAATTTGCTGATTCTTTTGGTCTTAACCTGAATGTGCTTCCTACCTCACCCGATCACTGCATCATGATTGAAGGTTTTCCTAAAACTAAAGCGGTGGTGGAAGCGCATGGAGTTACGGTAACCACCTTTGCCGGAGATGCCCTTTGTATGGCATGTGAAGGCGGTCCAACCTGCTTAACCAACCCACTCGTGCGCAGTTAA
- a CDS encoding outer membrane protein translates to MLKKILCVSSLALLSTPILAAINVDHESILGNNDWYVSGGLGITIPLNADFYNNVGNRGTFDLDNSANFSASMGYKINRLFRAESELSYRKNDISRASYSGIGSGSSSGDIATYILMLNGYYDILTINHFTPYVSLGLGISRHHISSTQVDISGVTDGKSDSDTAFAYQFGLGVNYQLYDDLLLTAGYRYLTTENPKFDVGNDVDVKADYDIHEIKIGIIYAF, encoded by the coding sequence ATGTTAAAGAAAATATTGTGTGTGTCCTCGTTAGCATTATTATCAACTCCCATTTTGGCCGCAATTAATGTGGATCATGAGAGCATCCTAGGAAACAATGACTGGTATGTGTCTGGTGGACTTGGTATTACAATTCCCTTAAATGCTGATTTTTATAATAATGTTGGTAACCGAGGAACATTTGACTTAGATAATTCAGCGAATTTTTCTGCATCTATGGGTTATAAAATCAATAGGTTATTTCGAGCAGAAAGTGAACTGTCGTATAGAAAGAATGATATCAGTCGTGCTAGTTATTCAGGCATTGGTTCTGGCTCTTCTTCAGGTGATATTGCTACCTATATACTGATGCTGAATGGATACTATGACATTTTAACTATCAACCATTTTACTCCTTATGTTTCTTTAGGTTTGGGGATTTCACGCCACCATATTAGTTCAACTCAAGTTGACATTTCTGGAGTAACAGACGGTAAAAGTGATTCGGATACCGCTTTTGCCTATCAATTCGGTCTAGGTGTGAATTACCAACTGTATGATGACCTGCTATTAACTGCAGGCTATCGATATTTGACAACAGAAAATCCAAAATTTGATGTAGGGAATGATGTCGATGTTAAGGCGGATTACGATATCCATGAAATAAAAATCGGTATTATATATGCTTTCTAA
- a CDS encoding CLCA_X family protein yields the protein MQLSSFKHKTRKGPDYRFGEQMSFIDIRDTFGIGSIRVGKWVNSEEKDLAANLIFDSLADLAYLLAIPPSAIGLRGNLNLAFGTGGRKGVQAHYAPNLRELALAKNAGAGALAHEFWHAFDHHIAEKAFDIGDRSGPQRQILFASDCWLHNAKPFVHPLNEKLFKIFDVALLSSDGQEVHDYVARSVKADKAAGIQYFSTPTEMMARAFEAVVESCSGIENPYLVAGTTKGEMLPVYPDLHHRTLIHQALQDYFRPLGEALSR from the coding sequence TTGCAGTTATCCAGCTTTAAACACAAAACCCGCAAAGGCCCCGACTATCGCTTTGGTGAGCAGATGTCGTTTATCGATATTCGTGACACCTTTGGTATCGGTAGCATCCGCGTGGGGAAATGGGTGAACAGTGAAGAGAAAGATCTTGCTGCGAATCTGATATTTGATTCATTGGCCGATCTTGCTTATCTGCTTGCTATTCCCCCATCTGCGATAGGTTTGCGGGGCAATTTAAATCTCGCCTTTGGTACTGGTGGACGTAAAGGTGTACAAGCCCACTATGCGCCGAATTTGCGGGAGCTAGCGTTAGCAAAGAATGCCGGAGCCGGTGCCCTCGCCCATGAATTTTGGCACGCGTTTGATCATCACATCGCGGAAAAGGCGTTTGATATTGGCGACCGTTCCGGTCCGCAGCGGCAGATTCTGTTTGCCAGTGATTGTTGGCTGCACAATGCCAAGCCTTTTGTGCACCCGCTTAACGAAAAGCTGTTTAAAATTTTTGATGTTGCCTTACTAAGCAGTGATGGACAAGAAGTGCACGACTATGTCGCCCGCAGTGTCAAAGCGGATAAAGCCGCTGGTATTCAATACTTTTCTACACCCACAGAGATGATGGCACGCGCCTTTGAAGCCGTCGTGGAATCTTGTTCGGGTATTGAAAATCCCTATCTTGTCGCAGGAACCACCAAAGGCGAGATGCTTCCTGTTTATCCCGACTTACACCACCGAACCCTTATCCATCAAGCGCTACAAGACTATTTTCGCCCTTTAGGTGAAGCGTTAAGTCGTTAG
- a CDS encoding DUF1852 domain-containing protein: MTQNFTFTIKSTCLDENYHPSDNTRITTNFANLARGEHRQQNLRNALNMIDTRFNELASWDNPTGDRYSVELEIISADIELDGKTIPSIEVLKTYIVDNKTHQRIEGIVGNNFSSYVRDYDFSVRLLDHNKDKPGFSVPTDFGDLHGNIFKYFVNSETYAQNFAKKPVICLSVSDSKVYSRTENEHPILGFEYEPNESSLTEQYFKKMGLQVRYFQPKNSVAPFAFYFFGDLLNDYTNLELISTISTMETFQKIYRPEIYFAHEVAGKQYQPNLRNSEHSLTDIVYDREERTQLAIKQGKYAEEVFIKPYQTILEQWSAQYA, translated from the coding sequence ATGACTCAGAATTTTACATTTACTATTAAAAGCACTTGTCTTGATGAAAACTACCACCCATCAGACAACACTCGTATCACAACGAACTTTGCAAACTTGGCTCGTGGCGAACATCGTCAACAAAACCTGCGCAATGCCTTGAACATGATTGATACGCGCTTTAACGAGCTAGCTTCTTGGGATAACCCAACCGGCGATCGTTACTCGGTGGAACTGGAAATCATCTCTGCTGACATTGAACTGGATGGAAAGACCATCCCTTCGATTGAAGTATTGAAAACTTACATTGTTGATAACAAAACCCATCAACGCATTGAGGGCATTGTAGGTAACAACTTCTCCTCCTACGTTCGTGATTACGATTTTAGTGTGCGCCTGCTGGATCACAATAAAGATAAGCCTGGTTTTTCTGTACCAACGGATTTTGGAGACTTGCACGGCAACATCTTTAAATATTTCGTTAATTCAGAAACCTATGCACAAAACTTTGCGAAAAAACCTGTTATTTGTTTGAGTGTTTCCGACAGCAAAGTGTATAGCAGAACAGAGAACGAGCACCCTATTCTTGGTTTTGAATACGAGCCAAATGAATCGTCACTAACAGAACAATACTTCAAAAAAATGGGCTTACAAGTGCGCTATTTCCAACCGAAAAACAGCGTAGCGCCGTTTGCTTTCTACTTCTTTGGTGACTTGCTAAACGATTACACTAACTTGGAATTGATCAGCACAATTAGCACCATGGAAACATTCCAAAAAATCTATCGTCCTGAGATCTATTTCGCTCATGAAGTTGCAGGCAAGCAGTATCAACCAAACTTGAGAAATAGTGAACACTCTTTAACAGACATTGTTTACGACCGTGAAGAACGTACTCAACTTGCGATTAAACAAGGGAAATACGCTGAAGAAGTCTTCATTAAACCTTACCAAACCATTCTAGAGCAATGGTCAGCTCAGTACGCTTAA
- a CDS encoding methionine synthase, producing the protein MTKLFPTSTAGSLPKPTWLAQPEVLWSPWKLEGQELIDGKHDALRVALQEQLLAGTDIVSDGEQTRQHFVTTFIEHLNGVDFENRQTVKIRDRYDASVPSVVGPVSRQKPVFVEDAKFLRSQTDKPIKWALPGPMTMVDTLYDAHYKSRKELALEFAKILNQEAKELEAAGVDIIQFDEPAFNVFFDEVNDWGIAALETAIEGLKCETAIHICYGYGIKANTDWKKTLGSEWRQYEEAFPKLRESNIDIISLECHNSKVPMELLELVRGKKVMVGAIDVATNDIETPEEVAATLREALKYVDADKLYPCTNCGMAPLSREVARAKLHALSAGAELVRNEFLAK; encoded by the coding sequence ATGACAAAACTATTCCCAACTTCGACTGCAGGTAGCCTGCCAAAACCAACGTGGCTTGCTCAACCAGAAGTGCTTTGGTCTCCATGGAAATTGGAAGGACAAGAGCTGATTGATGGCAAACACGATGCTCTACGAGTCGCATTGCAAGAGCAACTTTTAGCAGGCACCGACATCGTAAGTGATGGCGAGCAAACGCGTCAGCACTTTGTAACTACCTTTATCGAACACTTAAATGGCGTCGATTTTGAAAACCGCCAAACGGTAAAAATCCGTGACCGCTACGATGCGAGCGTACCAAGCGTGGTTGGCCCAGTATCACGTCAAAAACCAGTGTTTGTTGAAGATGCCAAATTCTTACGTTCGCAAACCGACAAGCCAATCAAATGGGCGCTTCCTGGGCCGATGACCATGGTTGATACCCTTTACGATGCGCACTACAAAAGCCGTAAAGAACTGGCGCTTGAGTTTGCTAAAATCCTGAACCAAGAAGCAAAAGAGCTAGAAGCCGCTGGCGTCGACATCATCCAATTTGATGAACCCGCCTTTAACGTGTTCTTTGATGAAGTAAACGATTGGGGTATTGCTGCACTTGAAACAGCGATTGAAGGGTTGAAGTGCGAAACCGCAATTCACATCTGTTACGGCTATGGCATCAAAGCCAACACCGATTGGAAAAAGACATTAGGCAGCGAATGGCGTCAGTACGAAGAAGCGTTCCCGAAACTACGCGAATCGAACATCGACATCATCTCTCTTGAGTGTCACAACTCAAAAGTACCAATGGAACTGCTGGAATTGGTGCGCGGTAAGAAAGTGATGGTCGGCGCAATTGATGTGGCAACCAACGACATCGAAACGCCTGAAGAAGTAGCTGCAACTCTGCGCGAAGCGTTGAAATACGTCGATGCCGACAAACTTTACCCATGCACCAACTGTGGTATGGCGCCGCTTTCACGTGAAGTGGCTCGCGCCAAACTGCACGCACTGAGTGCAGGTGCTGAGCTGGTACGTAATGAGTTTCTAGCCAAATAA
- a CDS encoding FAD:protein FMN transferase: MTEAHQLIELMGTKIRLYFKGEHAEQCLEQACAMLRRYEQVFSANSDASQLADVKINAANHPVVVDADLYELIKIGHQHSVDPKSFLNIAIGPLVKLWRVGFKEARVPTQAEIDTVLERLNPADMILNDEERSIFFTKPGLEIDLGAIAKGYFSDKVMAFFKQKLPISAMVDIGGNLLVYGESPKQSLDWDVGIQNPFLPRGHCVASVKIANQSVVTSGIYERTFEHNGQQYHHIFDSQTGYPVQNSVASLTIIADSSLDCDLYTTKLFGLEPRAILHAVTQIEGMDAIVITTDGQLAMTAGLRHKVVMA, translated from the coding sequence ATGACCGAAGCACACCAACTCATCGAACTGATGGGCACCAAAATTCGCCTTTATTTTAAAGGCGAACATGCAGAGCAATGTCTCGAGCAAGCTTGTGCCATGTTACGGCGTTATGAGCAAGTGTTTAGCGCAAATAGCGATGCATCACAGCTTGCCGATGTGAAAATAAATGCGGCTAATCATCCTGTTGTGGTTGATGCTGATTTATACGAATTGATCAAAATCGGCCATCAACATAGTGTCGATCCAAAGAGTTTTTTGAATATTGCTATCGGGCCGTTGGTTAAACTGTGGCGGGTGGGATTTAAAGAGGCGCGAGTGCCCACTCAAGCGGAAATCGATACGGTGTTAGAGCGCTTAAATCCTGCTGACATGATTTTAAACGATGAAGAACGTTCGATATTCTTTACCAAGCCGGGACTAGAAATCGATTTAGGCGCAATCGCCAAAGGCTATTTTAGCGACAAAGTCATGGCGTTTTTTAAGCAAAAGTTGCCCATTTCTGCAATGGTGGATATCGGCGGTAACCTGCTGGTCTATGGCGAATCCCCTAAGCAAAGTTTGGATTGGGATGTGGGTATTCAAAATCCTTTTTTACCAAGAGGGCATTGTGTGGCCTCGGTAAAAATAGCCAATCAATCGGTAGTGACCTCGGGTATTTACGAACGCACCTTTGAGCATAATGGGCAGCAATATCACCACATTTTTGATAGTCAAACTGGCTATCCGGTACAAAACAGTGTCGCTTCGCTGACGATTATTGCGGATAGCTCTTTAGACTGCGATCTTTACACCACTAAGCTATTTGGTTTAGAGCCACGCGCCATTTTGCACGCGGTGACGCAAATTGAAGGAATGGACGCCATTGTTATCACCACCGATGGGCAATTGGCGATGACGGCGGGTCTGCGTCATAAGGTAGTGATGGCGTAG